The region AGTCACTGATAAATCTAGAACAGGATTGATACAAGCTGTTGTTCATTTGGTAAATAGGAATTTTGATAAATTATCAAAAGATTTTGTTGAATTAGGTTTTCTTAATGAAGATGTAAACCTAGAACCAATTGTTCCAGCTTTTGAAAAGGTTTTTGATGGAGCCTTAACTATGGGAGTGAGTAAAATGGATTTTAAAACAGTGACTGATGACATGTCAGGCTTAATGTATAAATTTCCTTTTCAATTACCACCATATTACGCTCTAATTATTAGATCTTTAATAACACTTGAAGGAATAGCATTAAGTGTAGATCCAGATTTCAAGATTCTAGGCGCAGCATATCCTTATTTTGCAAGAAGATTAATGGAAGATCCAGACCCTAAACTAAGAAAAAGTTTAAAAGAAATGCTTTTTGATGGCGGGATTTTTAAATGGAATAGATTAGAAAATCTTGTATCAAATGCATCTAAACAAAAAGAAATAAATATAGAAAACCTATTAGACCAGGTTATAGATTTTCTATTTTCAGAAAATGGTGGAATATTAAGAGAAGAAATAATCGAAACTATTGCTGAAAGATTCGACTTATTGAATTTGTATGCTATAAAAAATATAAATAAAAGACTACCTAATACCCTTAAATTAAATAATCTAAATCTAGATGCTGGAATGATAAACGAAATAGAGCCACTTCAAAAATTAATTGGAATATTAAGTAACATCCCAGAATTAAATACAAATCTCATTTTCAAAAAACTAAATAGAATAATAAAAGAGCCACTAACAAGAGTTATGAGTATAAAAATAGCTAAAAAAGTAACTAAGAAAAGTGTTGTAAGGATTATTAAGCTAGCAGCTGGAGTGAAGCAATAATGAACATAAACAAAGCAAAAGGTTATCTAATTAGCATGATGTTAATTGTTACCAATTTAATCTTTTACCCTGCATATTCTGCAGAGAAAATAACTTTTTATATCAGCATACTAAGTCGAAGTATTACTGTAGAAGAATTAGAGAACTTTAGTAAAAGAGGTGTTAAATCACAATTTTTAAAAAGAGTTCTTAAAAATCAAAATGAAAGAGAGATTAGAGAGATATTAAGAAAAGAGTATAAGGCACCAATAAAGCTTACTAGTAGATTGTTATATAGCAAAATTGGTGGTGTAATTCTAAAAAGAGTATCTAAAATTATATATCCTTATAGAATACCTGAAGAATCAATTAGTATAGTTGCTTTAAAAGCAGCAACTATAGAAG is a window of Prochlorococcus marinus subsp. marinus str. CCMP1375 DNA encoding:
- a CDS encoding alpha/beta hydrolase, with protein sequence MNINKAKGYLISMMLIVTNLIFYPAYSAEKITFYISILSRSITVEELENFSKRGVKSQFLKRVLKNQNEREIREILRKEYKAPIKLTSRLLYSKIGGVILKRVSKIIYPYRIPEESISIVALKAATIEAIAKGDETINIISFIKAYPSKVIAIDVSELLKVINKVESTNELVRFFSNAPLDKLKKDSN